A single genomic interval of Bacillus smithii harbors:
- a CDS encoding ISLre2 family transposase, whose amino-acid sequence MNIQQHLTTNSLTWKEIELDLFRALQNAFTELFTALLEDIDRQLAETRDKRRYHLKDKRRTTIQTLFGEVTFERNYYLDREQNRYTFLLDSFLAFDGSQSISPCLEETAMGLAVECSSYRKAAHTLAQMVGYPVMSHETIRQLVLEAEVPLHCPVDQRYGRVLFVEADGLFVSLQGKGKRAKEDKILTVHEGWKRNGSRIEFVNQRHYVHEGKGEVWEGFEEFLMNEYAYDPCRDLLVINGDGAPWITACREYFKGRVCFQLDRFHVARELRQCLSGHPRWQAIRQKLAKQDEEKLLVELNSALGTLGDEAKEQQLAALIHRIESMPGCIRDYREWLKEQGVDTTGMYPMGRAESVMSQLAYRVKYRRSWTDKGLRAFFKAMIARMDGIRLFGHRLGEESSHPAEETASTKQTIVNKAKQRIRRLLPEVTRNNVPYLQQSSGTPIYHALSEFKGW is encoded by the coding sequence ATGAATATTCAACAACATCTTACCACAAATTCGTTGACATGGAAAGAGATCGAACTTGATTTGTTTCGAGCCTTGCAAAACGCCTTCACCGAGCTGTTTACGGCTCTGTTGGAGGACATCGACCGACAATTGGCGGAAACCCGGGACAAGCGCCGGTACCACTTGAAAGACAAACGACGCACCACGATTCAAACCTTGTTTGGCGAAGTTACCTTTGAGCGAAACTACTATTTAGACCGAGAACAAAACCGTTACACGTTTTTGCTTGATTCCTTTTTAGCGTTTGATGGATCGCAGTCAATCAGCCCTTGTCTAGAAGAAACGGCGATGGGATTGGCTGTGGAGTGCTCTTCCTATCGCAAAGCGGCTCATACGCTTGCCCAGATGGTCGGGTATCCGGTGATGAGCCATGAGACGATCCGCCAGTTGGTGCTCGAGGCTGAAGTTCCGCTGCACTGCCCGGTTGACCAGCGATATGGACGGGTGCTGTTTGTGGAGGCCGATGGACTGTTTGTCTCTCTCCAAGGGAAGGGAAAACGGGCCAAGGAAGACAAAATCCTGACCGTTCACGAAGGATGGAAGCGCAACGGCTCACGGATCGAATTCGTGAATCAGCGCCATTACGTCCATGAAGGCAAGGGGGAGGTGTGGGAAGGCTTCGAGGAATTTTTGATGAACGAATATGCCTATGATCCGTGTCGGGATCTTCTTGTCATCAACGGGGACGGCGCTCCATGGATTACCGCGTGCCGGGAGTATTTCAAAGGACGGGTCTGCTTCCAATTGGATCGATTCCACGTGGCGCGTGAGTTGCGCCAATGCCTCTCGGGCCATCCACGGTGGCAGGCGATTCGGCAAAAGCTGGCGAAGCAGGATGAAGAGAAGCTGCTTGTGGAACTGAACAGCGCCCTCGGCACGCTGGGGGACGAAGCGAAAGAACAACAGCTGGCTGCCTTGATCCACCGGATCGAATCGATGCCGGGATGCATCCGTGATTACCGGGAATGGCTGAAGGAGCAAGGAGTGGACACAACGGGCATGTATCCGATGGGGAGGGCTGAAAGCGTGATGAGCCAGCTGGCGTATCGGGTGAAATACCGCCGCAGTTGGACAGACAAGGGACTCAGGGCGTTTTTCAAGGCAATGATTGCCCGGATGGATGGGATTCGTCTTTTCGGACATCGTTTAGGAGAAGAATCGTCGCATCCGGCGGAGGAAACGGCATCTACCAAACAGACGATCGTGAACAAGGCGAAACAACGCATCCGCCGTCTTCTTCCAGAGGTAACGCGGAATAACGTGCCATATTTACAGCAATCGTCCGGGACTCCGATCTATCATGCCCTGTCTGAATTCAAGGGATGGTAA
- the crcB gene encoding fluoride efflux transporter CrcB, translating into MIWVGIGGIFGAISRYLLGKWITGKTSSVFPFGTWFINLTGSFMLGILAVLHSNKIIPEWSWLLIGIGFIGAYTTFSTFGYETIQMLQKKDARNAIIYVSTSVLLGVLFAWIGELMAAALA; encoded by the coding sequence ATGATTTGGGTAGGCATCGGAGGAATATTTGGAGCCATTTCGCGGTATCTTCTAGGGAAATGGATTACCGGCAAAACATCTTCTGTCTTTCCATTTGGCACTTGGTTTATCAACCTAACGGGTTCATTCATGCTTGGTATTCTTGCAGTTCTGCATTCAAATAAAATCATACCTGAATGGTCATGGCTTTTAATTGGCATTGGTTTTATTGGAGCCTACACAACCTTTTCAACATTCGGATATGAAACGATCCAAATGTTGCAGAAAAAAGATGCGAGGAACGCAATCATTTATGTTTCGACGTCAGTGCTATTAGGGGTTCTTTTCGCTTGGATCGGAGAATTAATGGCAGCTGCACTTGCCTAG
- a CDS encoding DUF3006 domain-containing protein, with the protein MEYIIDYFEGGLAVCETKDGKRVTIEKSKLPKNCKVGDVMKLENGRFRLDKKETERQRKEIENLMKGLFKD; encoded by the coding sequence GTGGAGTATATTATTGATTATTTTGAAGGCGGTTTAGCAGTTTGCGAAACTAAAGACGGAAAAAGGGTAACGATAGAAAAAAGCAAGCTTCCTAAGAATTGTAAAGTTGGTGATGTGATGAAATTAGAAAATGGCCGTTTTCGTCTGGACAAAAAAGAAACGGAAAGACAAAGAAAAGAAATAGAAAATTTAATGAAAGGATTGTTTAAGGATTAA
- a CDS encoding DUF2332 domain-containing protein, which produces MLDKFLISEMFKNFADYECEGSSRLYEFLSRQIAKDDELLELCAFARDGQPVPNLFLGAVHYLLLKGKKHALKEYYASIVQNPKELEEVFIHFKDFCQIYRNEIISILKSKLVQTNEVRRCAYLYPTFCYVYNKAKKPLSLIEIGTSAGLQLLWDQYCYSYGNYEVYGNKLSNVHITSEIKGGNTPLLFHESPPVASKVGLDLHISDLGDREDYLWLKSLIWPEHQERLLLFESAASHFNENPVKLIEGDGVALLLDVAKQVPKDTAICIFHTHVANQISEDLKYELIEKIKMIGSTREVFHVYNNMWDRKLHLDYFIDGVEHKVTIGDTDGHCRWFYWDLN; this is translated from the coding sequence ATTTTGGATAAATTTTTAATTTCTGAAATGTTTAAAAATTTTGCTGATTATGAATGCGAAGGTTCAAGTCGGTTATATGAATTTTTGTCTCGACAAATTGCTAAAGATGATGAATTGCTGGAATTATGTGCGTTTGCCAGGGATGGACAACCAGTTCCGAATTTATTTTTAGGTGCTGTTCATTACCTATTGTTGAAAGGAAAAAAACATGCTTTGAAAGAATACTATGCAAGTATTGTTCAAAATCCAAAAGAATTAGAGGAAGTTTTTATTCATTTCAAGGATTTTTGTCAAATTTATAGAAATGAAATTATTTCAATCCTTAAAAGTAAGTTAGTACAGACTAACGAAGTAAGGCGTTGTGCTTACCTTTATCCAACTTTTTGCTATGTATATAATAAAGCGAAGAAACCTTTATCTTTAATTGAAATCGGAACGAGTGCAGGTCTGCAACTTTTATGGGACCAGTATTGTTATTCATACGGAAACTATGAAGTTTATGGAAATAAACTTTCAAATGTTCATATAACATCTGAAATAAAAGGGGGCAATACTCCTTTGTTATTTCATGAGAGTCCTCCAGTAGCATCGAAAGTTGGATTAGATTTACATATAAGTGATCTGGGTGATCGAGAAGACTATTTATGGTTAAAATCTCTTATTTGGCCTGAACATCAAGAAAGATTACTGCTTTTTGAAAGTGCAGCTAGCCATTTTAATGAAAATCCTGTGAAACTTATCGAAGGGGATGGAGTAGCTTTACTTTTAGATGTCGCAAAGCAAGTGCCAAAAGATACTGCAATATGTATTTTCCATACCCACGTCGCGAATCAAATATCAGAAGATTTGAAATATGAACTAATTGAAAAAATTAAAATGATAGGAAGTACAAGAGAGGTATTTCATGTATATAACAATATGTGGGATAGAAAACTTCATCTAGACTATTTTATTGATGGAGTAGAACACAAAGTAACGATTGGGGATACAGATGGACACTGTAGATGGTTTTATTGGGATTTAAATTAA
- a CDS encoding ComEC/Rec2 family competence protein, which produces MKIRTFLLPFIFLSSIVFPSFGKTATSSLYVHYIDVGQGDSIYIKTSDGEDILIDGGNNDKGDDVVAYLQQQHVDDIEIMIATHPDVDHIGGLDTVLKSFKVEQVYAPRVSHTTQSYLDFLNAVKNEGLTIQTAQKGTALGLNDVSAIFVGPVKSYSTDDTNDWSAVLKLTYGKRSFLFTGDVETTAESDMIASKQNLRADVIKIGHHGAKTSTSEAFLNGVKPTYAVISVGKENTYGHPTAEVINRLKIHKINIFRTDQQGTIIAKTDGTHLSFNVRPITSNSNIAH; this is translated from the coding sequence GTGAAAATCCGTACATTTTTATTGCCTTTTATTTTTTTGTCCTCCATTGTTTTCCCGTCTTTCGGAAAAACCGCAACATCGTCTCTGTATGTCCACTACATAGACGTTGGACAGGGCGACAGTATTTATATCAAAACCTCAGACGGGGAAGATATTTTAATTGACGGCGGCAATAATGACAAAGGCGATGATGTCGTAGCATATCTCCAACAACAACATGTCGACGATATCGAGATTATGATCGCGACTCATCCGGACGTTGATCACATTGGGGGATTGGACACTGTCTTAAAATCCTTTAAAGTAGAACAAGTATACGCTCCAAGAGTTTCTCACACGACTCAATCGTATTTAGATTTTTTGAACGCCGTAAAAAATGAAGGATTAACCATTCAAACCGCCCAAAAAGGGACTGCTCTTGGTTTAAATGATGTTTCCGCCATATTCGTAGGCCCGGTTAAATCCTACAGCACAGACGATACAAACGACTGGAGCGCTGTTCTTAAACTAACATATGGAAAAAGATCTTTCCTGTTTACGGGGGACGTCGAAACAACTGCGGAATCTGATATGATCGCTTCTAAGCAAAATTTGAGAGCTGACGTGATCAAGATTGGACATCATGGGGCGAAAACATCTACAAGTGAAGCATTCTTGAATGGAGTAAAGCCAACCTATGCCGTTATCAGCGTTGGAAAAGAAAATACGTATGGGCATCCAACCGCTGAAGTAATAAATCGCTTAAAAATCCACAAAATCAATATTTTTCGAACGGATCAGCAAGGTACGATTATAGCCAAAACGGATGGAACCCATTTATCTTTTAACGTTAGACCGATAACAAGTAATAGCAACATTGCTCACTAA
- the crcB gene encoding fluoride efflux transporter CrcB, which translates to MNLLAIGIGGFFGAILRYSVGKWIPATNGFPVGTLLINLAGCLFLAWFFTITAKRWMINPQLKLAIGTGFTGAFTTFSTFSVETLNLIEHQQFFIALIYLLLSVGGGIGFAIIGAKLATFNIQQSKGGAEE; encoded by the coding sequence ATGAACTTATTGGCAATTGGAATAGGAGGATTCTTTGGTGCGATACTCCGTTATTCAGTAGGAAAATGGATTCCTGCAACCAACGGGTTTCCAGTTGGCACTTTGCTGATTAATCTTGCAGGATGCTTATTCCTTGCTTGGTTTTTCACTATAACTGCGAAACGATGGATGATAAACCCGCAATTAAAGCTGGCCATAGGAACTGGTTTCACGGGGGCATTCACGACATTTTCAACTTTCTCCGTCGAAACGCTCAATCTTATAGAACATCAACAATTTTTCATCGCTCTTATTTACCTTCTTTTGAGTGTTGGCGGCGGCATTGGATTCGCGATCATTGGGGCTAAATTGGCTACCTTCAATATTCAGCAATCGAAAGGGGGAGCAGAAGAATGA
- a CDS encoding methylated-DNA--[protein]-cysteine S-methyltransferase, with the protein MNTNNDLFVYWTLFDNKQWKMHIAATTNGLCYIGSPNGSLADLSRWLKKRLPNSVLVQDDQKLQPYIDELSQYFEGQRQTFTVPVDLYGTPFQLSVWNALCEIPYGQTKSYSEIADYLQKPTSIRAVGTAIGANPVLIVVPCHRVIGKNGTLTGYRGGLEMKKQLLELENKNALFDGKFLHV; encoded by the coding sequence ATGAATACAAATAATGATCTATTCGTTTATTGGACTTTGTTTGATAATAAACAATGGAAAATGCATATAGCAGCGACAACAAATGGACTTTGTTATATCGGCTCTCCAAATGGATCACTTGCCGATTTATCCCGTTGGCTGAAGAAGCGCTTACCGAACAGCGTATTGGTGCAAGATGATCAGAAATTGCAGCCGTATATCGACGAATTATCCCAGTATTTTGAAGGCCAGCGCCAAACTTTTACGGTACCCGTTGATTTATACGGCACCCCGTTTCAATTATCCGTATGGAACGCATTGTGCGAAATTCCATACGGACAGACAAAATCTTACTCCGAAATTGCGGATTATCTTCAAAAACCGACTTCGATTCGTGCTGTTGGAACCGCTATTGGCGCCAATCCAGTATTAATAGTGGTGCCTTGTCATCGGGTGATCGGCAAAAATGGAACTCTTACAGGCTACCGAGGCGGTCTGGAGATGAAAAAACAACTGCTGGAGCTGGAAAATAAAAATGCCCTTTTCGATGGAAAGTTCTTGCATGTGTAA